One Burkholderia gladioli genomic window, ACTCCACCGAAACCATGGGCGCGACGAGCACGCCGGCGAGCGAGGCAAGCGCCGCACCGCCGCAGAAGGCAATGCGATTCAGGCGCCGGGTGTCGATGCCGGTGGCCTCGGCCATCGCCGGGTGCTGGATCACGGCACGCAGTTGCGTACCAAAGCGCGTACGGGCGAATAGCAGCCAGCACCCTGCGGTGACCGTCAGCGCAACAGCAATCACGAAGATCCGGTAGGCCGGATAGCTACCGCCGGGGACCTGAACCGCTCCGTCGAGTGGGGCATACACGAGCATTGGCTGGGTACCGAAGATGAGCTCCAGTGCCTTCTGCAGGATCAGGCTGATCGCATAGGTTGCGAGGAGTGTGTCCAGCGGCCGGTCGTAGAGCACCCGGATGATGAAACGTTCGAGGCACCATCCGAGGAGCGCCCCGACAGCCGGTGCCACCAGCAGGGCAA contains:
- the urtB gene encoding urea ABC transporter permease subunit UrtB; the encoded protein is MTTILNILGYVSILMLVALGLAIVFGMMDIVNLAHAEWVTIGAYALAVAQAAGGKQAFWLALLVAPAVGALLGWCLERFIIRVLYDRPLDTLLATYAISLILQKALELIFGTQPMLVYAPLDGAVQVPGGSYPAYRIFVIAVALTVTAGCWLLFARTRFGTQLRAVIQHPAMAEATGIDTRRLNRIAFCGGAALASLAGVLVAPMVSVESHLGVSYLAKAFLVIVLGGIGSIAGSILGSVVIGTAETLLGYRVDPSLASALVLVLSIVVIRFRPQGLIPGFSAAHQLLGKG